From Polaribacter butkevichii, a single genomic window includes:
- a CDS encoding GMP reductase — MRIENELKLGFKDVMIRPKRSTLKSRSQVSLEREFTFLHSDVVWKGIPIMAANMDTVGTFEMAKALSKHGLFTAIHKHYSLEEWTDFATNADAKLLKNIAVSTGTGKEDSEKVKQILTKFPQINFICVDVANGYSEHFVNFVQKMRKNHPNKVIIAGNVVTGEMVEELLLAGADIIKVGIGPGSVCTTRVKTGVGYPQLSAIIECADAAHGMGGQIISDGGCKIPGDLSKAFGGSADFVMLGGMLAGHEESGGELIEKNGEKFKAFYGMSSTTAMNKHVGGVANYRASEGKTVEVPYRGNVAATIIDILGGIRSTCTYVGASRLKELTKRTTFIRVQEQENQVYSS, encoded by the coding sequence ATGAGAATAGAAAATGAATTAAAATTAGGTTTTAAAGATGTAATGATTCGTCCTAAACGATCTACCTTAAAATCGCGTTCGCAAGTAAGCTTAGAAAGAGAATTTACTTTTTTACATAGTGATGTTGTTTGGAAAGGAATACCAATTATGGCCGCTAATATGGATACTGTTGGTACTTTTGAAATGGCAAAAGCACTCTCTAAACACGGACTTTTTACAGCAATTCATAAACATTATTCATTAGAAGAATGGACTGATTTTGCTACCAACGCAGATGCTAAACTATTAAAAAACATAGCTGTTAGTACTGGTACAGGAAAAGAAGATTCTGAAAAAGTAAAACAGATTTTAACTAAATTTCCACAAATAAACTTTATTTGTGTAGATGTTGCCAACGGATACTCTGAACACTTTGTAAACTTTGTACAAAAAATGCGCAAAAATCATCCTAATAAAGTAATTATTGCAGGTAATGTTGTTACAGGTGAAATGGTAGAAGAATTACTTTTAGCTGGCGCAGATATTATAAAAGTAGGTATTGGTCCGGGTTCGGTTTGCACAACTCGTGTAAAAACAGGTGTTGGTTATCCTCAATTATCTGCAATTATAGAATGTGCAGATGCTGCTCATGGTATGGGTGGGCAAATTATTTCTGATGGAGGTTGTAAAATTCCTGGAGACCTTTCTAAAGCTTTTGGTGGTAGTGCAGATTTTGTAATGTTAGGAGGTATGCTTGCAGGTCATGAGGAAAGTGGTGGTGAATTAATTGAAAAAAATGGAGAAAAATTTAAAGCTTTTTACGGAATGAGCTCAACCACAGCCATGAATAAACATGTTGGTGGTGTTGCAAATTATAGAGCTTCTGAAGGTAAAACTGTTGAAGTTCCTTATAGAGGAAATGTAGCAGCAACCATTATAGATATTTTAGGAGGAATAAGATCTACATGTACCTATGTTGGTGCTAGCAGATTAAAAGAATTAACCAAAAGAACCACTTTTATCCGTGTTCAAGAACAAGAAAACCAAGTGTATTCTTCATGA
- a CDS encoding ABC transporter substrate-binding protein: MKKLKLISAICFLFIAISCKKEVVKVDEKTTAESPVKYAKGFDIVEDNGIKKLIIKSAYQNSKEVTEYRIIKKSDPKVSSKNAIYTPIQKIVVTSTTHIPMVELLNKETSIVGFPYAKFISSQKTRKLIDAGKIAEIGKETSLNTEILLDLQPELVVGYSVSSADKSLTTIKKAGINVIYNGDWLEESPLGRAEWIKFFGVLFDKEKQADSIFKVIESNYLDAKKIALKSNKKPTILSGAIMSKDIWNLPAGESFVATFFKDANLDYLWKNTKGKGSLSLSFESVFEKGLNAEFWIAPAHFTSKEQMIKSNSLYTEFDAFKNDKIYTPTSLKGKTGGIIYYELAPTRPDLVLKDLIKIVHPEVLKEYQFTFYRKLK; this comes from the coding sequence ATGAAAAAATTAAAATTAATTTCGGCCATATGTTTCTTGTTCATTGCTATTTCTTGTAAAAAAGAAGTTGTAAAAGTTGATGAAAAAACAACAGCTGAAAGTCCTGTTAAATATGCCAAAGGGTTTGATATTGTAGAGGATAATGGTATTAAAAAGCTCATTATAAAGTCTGCATACCAAAACTCTAAAGAAGTTACTGAATATCGTATAATAAAAAAAAGTGACCCAAAAGTAAGCTCTAAAAATGCCATCTACACTCCTATTCAAAAAATTGTGGTGACTTCAACAACTCATATACCTATGGTAGAGTTGTTAAATAAAGAAACGAGCATTGTAGGTTTTCCGTATGCAAAATTTATTTCATCACAAAAAACAAGAAAATTAATTGATGCTGGCAAAATAGCTGAAATAGGGAAAGAAACCTCTTTAAACACAGAAATTTTATTAGATCTACAACCAGAATTAGTGGTGGGTTATAGTGTTTCTTCGGCAGACAAAAGTTTAACAACCATTAAAAAGGCAGGCATAAATGTAATTTATAATGGAGATTGGCTAGAAGAATCTCCTTTAGGAAGAGCTGAATGGATTAAATTTTTTGGCGTTCTATTTGACAAAGAAAAACAAGCAGACAGTATTTTTAAAGTTATAGAAAGCAATTATTTAGATGCAAAAAAAATTGCTTTAAAATCTAATAAAAAACCAACTATTCTTTCTGGTGCTATTATGAGTAAAGATATTTGGAACTTACCTGCAGGAGAAAGCTTTGTTGCTACTTTTTTTAAAGATGCTAATTTAGATTATCTCTGGAAAAACACTAAAGGAAAAGGAAGTTTATCTTTAAGTTTTGAGAGTGTTTTTGAGAAAGGACTAAATGCTGAATTTTGGATTGCTCCTGCTCATTTTACCTCTAAAGAACAAATGATAAAAAGTAATTCTTTGTATACAGAATTCGATGCTTTTAAAAATGATAAAATCTACACTCCAACAAGTTTAAAAGGTAAAACAGGTGGTATTATTTATTATGAATTGGCACCTACTAGACCAGATTTAGTATTAAAAGATTTAATTAAAATAGTACATCCAGAAGTACTTAAAGAGTATCAATTTACTTTTTATAGAAAATTAAAATAA
- a CDS encoding cobalamin adenosyltransferase, translating into MKKLRPKSNIDELCYPFMYEESSLCDYEIETDQLTRMVAWAIDELSKLKLEYSNNKELENLAQELNWLLPLCYHLNGSIRGKLAITENNHQQLLAYYRNMKIIVKDDISGFVLPGGTSPVGILNQCSSLSKRAIRLMVIIHNKEKIEVADILPKFANLLCNYFFTATILINKITGFKETPFISKSY; encoded by the coding sequence ATGAAAAAACTGCGACCAAAATCTAACATTGATGAACTTTGTTACCCTTTTATGTACGAAGAATCATCACTTTGTGATTACGAAATAGAAACAGACCAACTTACGCGTATGGTTGCTTGGGCTATTGATGAACTTTCTAAATTAAAATTAGAGTATTCCAATAACAAAGAGTTAGAAAACTTAGCACAGGAACTTAATTGGTTATTACCACTTTGCTATCATCTTAATGGTTCTATAAGAGGTAAATTGGCCATCACAGAAAACAATCATCAGCAATTGTTAGCATATTACAGAAATATGAAAATAATTGTGAAAGATGACATTTCTGGTTTTGTTTTACCAGGAGGAACATCTCCCGTAGGGATTTTAAATCAATGTTCTTCCCTTTCAAAAAGAGCAATTAGATTAATGGTAATTATTCATAATAAAGAAAAAATAGAAGTTGCAGATATTTTACCCAAATTTGCGAATTTACTTTGCAACTATTTTTTTACAGCCACAATTCTAATCAATAAAATAACAGGGTTTAAAGAAACTCCTTTTATTAGTAAAAGCTATTAA
- a CDS encoding LuxR C-terminal-related transcriptional regulator, with product MKFRLLIIFLFFVGTTFSQSDIYYFKDLNSTLTYKDIGKEKFKLLNKEILEEKSNATFWFKIPANETDVNYVFRINSIRTNNVHAYQNLKEINKLNNQRYVSFKFSRKYPTYIKVNSNFSSYFPVELKTEDASLFKEKLVLLLNGFYYGAAFLVILFSLSYFYFFKDIAFLYHAFLLTCISFSFVIFDGSLHLFNVDEKDIEFLVLLDYILLSFSSLKFGNSFLMLDKYFPKAKKYTLILFLNIVLFVVLFYFSKINLLYTIVSITTLIFLFFYWFLGVLLFRKNKHTKLFVFSYVFLLFSGLDFFVLKNFGISFFESNPSNLKIGGFLQIIVLSYAVLYREKDLRKYNFYMKNEIIKYSKKIKQLTTQEEEENPLKENLENLSIREREIFDLIVSGKSNKVIASEIHVSVNTVKFHVKNIYGKLEIKSRKEALTIENTIKK from the coding sequence ATGAAGTTTAGATTACTTATTATTTTCTTATTTTTTGTTGGCACTACATTTTCTCAATCAGATATTTACTATTTTAAAGATTTAAACAGCACTTTAACCTATAAGGATATTGGTAAGGAAAAATTTAAACTTTTAAATAAAGAAATTTTAGAAGAAAAATCAAATGCTACTTTTTGGTTTAAAATACCGGCAAATGAAACAGATGTAAATTATGTTTTTAGAATAAATAGTATAAGAACAAATAATGTGCATGCATATCAAAATTTAAAAGAAATTAATAAATTAAATAATCAACGGTATGTTTCCTTTAAGTTTTCAAGAAAGTATCCTACCTATATAAAAGTAAATTCTAATTTTAGTTCTTATTTTCCTGTAGAGCTAAAAACAGAGGATGCTTCTTTATTTAAAGAAAAGTTAGTACTATTATTAAATGGTTTTTATTATGGTGCTGCTTTTTTAGTGATACTTTTTAGTTTGAGTTATTTTTATTTTTTTAAAGACATTGCATTTCTGTATCATGCTTTTTTACTAACCTGTATTTCTTTTAGTTTTGTAATATTTGATGGTTCTTTGCATTTATTTAATGTTGATGAAAAAGATATTGAGTTTTTAGTTTTATTAGATTATATTTTACTAAGTTTTAGTTCGTTAAAGTTTGGAAATAGTTTTTTGATGTTAGATAAATATTTTCCGAAGGCTAAAAAATATACGCTTATTTTATTTTTAAATATTGTTTTGTTTGTAGTGTTATTTTATTTTTCTAAAATAAACCTACTTTATACTATAGTAAGTATTACTACACTAATATTTTTATTTTTTTATTGGTTTTTGGGGGTCTTACTTTTTAGAAAAAATAAACACACTAAACTTTTTGTGTTTTCATATGTATTCTTATTATTTAGTGGTTTAGACTTTTTTGTATTAAAAAACTTTGGAATTTCATTTTTTGAAAGCAATCCATCTAATTTAAAAATTGGAGGTTTTTTACAAATTATAGTATTATCATATGCTGTATTGTATAGAGAAAAAGATTTAAGGAAATATAATTTTTACATGAAGAATGAGATTATAAAATACTCTAAAAAAATAAAGCAACTTACCACACAAGAAGAAGAAGAAAATCCTTTAAAAGAAAACTTAGAAAACTTAAGTATTAGAGAGCGAGAAATTTTTGATTTAATTGTATCTGGTAAATCCAATAAAGTAATAGCTAGTGAAATTCATGTCTCTGTAAATACGGTTAAATTTCATGTAAAAAATATATATGGAAAATTAGAGATAAAAAGTAGAAAAGAAGCTCTAACTATAGAAAACACTATTAAAAAATAG
- a CDS encoding aspartate/glutamate racemase family protein: MTKIGLIGGITPESTILYYRILNQLNANNLGKSHSAKVIINSFDFGQIAKLQKEGRWDLLDELMAEAGKSLEKAGASCILICANTMHLCIDAVKKVVTIPVIHIAEATSKRILEQKVKKVALLGTKYTMEKDFFIDGLSSFGIETMIPAEDEREIIHQVIYDELSVGNINPVSKKAYLKIINRLIENGAEGIILGCTEIPLLIEQEDVLVPVFDTATIHATAAFNFAIRNQQQQQQQQQQQQQ; the protein is encoded by the coding sequence ATGACAAAGATTGGTTTAATAGGAGGTATTACACCTGAATCTACCATTTTATATTACCGAATTTTAAATCAACTAAATGCTAATAATTTAGGGAAATCTCATTCTGCTAAAGTTATTATAAATTCTTTTGATTTTGGACAAATAGCTAAACTTCAAAAAGAAGGAAGATGGGATTTGTTAGATGAATTAATGGCAGAAGCAGGAAAAAGTTTAGAAAAAGCTGGGGCAAGTTGTATTTTAATTTGTGCTAATACTATGCATTTGTGCATTGATGCCGTTAAAAAAGTAGTTACTATTCCGGTGATACATATTGCAGAAGCAACTTCTAAAAGGATCCTAGAACAAAAGGTAAAAAAGGTAGCTTTATTAGGAACAAAATATACCATGGAAAAAGACTTTTTTATTGATGGTTTAAGTTCTTTTGGTATTGAAACTATGATTCCCGCTGAGGATGAAAGAGAAATAATTCATCAAGTAATTTATGACGAACTTTCTGTTGGAAATATCAATCCTGTCTCAAAAAAAGCGTACCTGAAGATTATTAATAGATTGATAGAAAATGGGGCAGAAGGTATTATTTTAGGTTGTACAGAAATTCCATTGTTAATTGAGCAAGAAGATGTTTTGGTACCTGTTTTTGATACAGCTACAATTCATGCCACAGCAGCTTTTAATTTTGCTATTAGAAATCAACAACAACAACAACAACAACAACAACAACAACAGCAGTAA
- a CDS encoding DUF2834 domain-containing protein: protein MKKIYLLLAVFGICYTWYYNIQYFQTADTPSLINFFKDAQSNFAGKSFGADLTVVVFTFFVFMISESKRLNIKYWYVLIPLTFLIAIAFTLPLFLYMRENRLDKLKPVV, encoded by the coding sequence ATGAAAAAAATTTATTTGCTATTAGCTGTTTTCGGTATTTGTTATACGTGGTATTATAATATTCAATATTTTCAAACAGCAGATACCCCTTCTTTAATAAATTTTTTTAAAGATGCACAAAGTAATTTTGCGGGCAAATCTTTTGGAGCAGATTTAACGGTGGTAGTATTTACTTTTTTTGTTTTTATGATTTCTGAATCTAAGAGACTAAATATAAAATATTGGTATGTTTTAATTCCACTCACTTTTTTAATAGCAATAGCATTTACGTTACCATTATTTTTATATATGCGAGAAAATAGATTGGATAAATTAAAACCTGTTGTATGA
- a CDS encoding DNA gyrase/topoisomerase IV subunit A, protein MSEDINEHEEELTNQHEELDSPQEETITKVTGMYKEWFLDYASYVILERAVPSLEDGLKPVQRRIMHSMKDLDDGRYNKVANIVGHTMQYHPHGDASIADAMVQIGQKELLIDMQGNWGNILTGDRAAASRYIEARLSKFALDVVFNPKTTEWKMSYDGRRKEPIDLPVKFPLLLAQGAEGIAVGLSTKILPHNFIELIDASIKYLKGRSFKIVPDFLTGGIADFTHYNDGKRGGKVRVRAKISQLDKKTLVINEIPFSTTTTTLIDSILKANDKGKIKIKKIEDNTAAEVEILVHLPPNVSPDKSIDALYAFTNCETSISPLACTIEDNKPVFVGVSEMLKHSTDLTVELLKKELEIQLNELEEQWHFSSLERIFIENRIYRDIEEEETWEGVIEAIDKGLQPHIKHLKRAITVDDITRLTEIRIKKISKFDIDKAKQFIESLEDKIAVVKDHLANLIDFAIDYFKRLKDTYGKGKERKTEIRIFDDIVASKVAMNNAKLYVNREEGFIGTSLKRDEFVTDCSDIDDVIIFRKDGGMMVSKVDAKTFVGKDIIHVAIFKKKDKRTVYNYMYRDGARGPSYMKRFNVTAVTRDKEYDLTNGNKGSIVHYFSANLNGEAEVVTINLRSVGSVKKLKWDIDFADLAVKGRAVRGNRITKYAIKSVDFKSEGVSTLKPRKIWFDDAVQRLNVDERGELLGEFRAEDKLLIITQSGKAKAVKPNLAMHFEDDMIVLEKWKPNKPISAIYFDGEKERYYVKRFLIETPEKEEEFISDHAKSQLEIVATDYRPIAEVVYSKRSLENEEVNFEEFIAVKGIKAQGNQLTTEKIKQVNLLEPLPFEEPEEKTSEEIEVVDEEVIEDELPIEVPETETKKPVLEELSAEEKAKIALQKSIARKKAEQKKIDDENQTKLF, encoded by the coding sequence ATGAGTGAAGATATAAACGAACACGAAGAAGAATTAACGAATCAGCATGAAGAATTAGATTCGCCCCAAGAAGAAACCATTACCAAGGTTACAGGAATGTACAAGGAGTGGTTTTTAGATTATGCTTCGTATGTAATTTTAGAAAGAGCGGTTCCGTCGTTAGAAGACGGATTAAAACCTGTGCAGCGTAGAATTATGCATTCTATGAAAGATTTAGATGATGGACGTTATAATAAGGTAGCGAATATTGTTGGTCATACAATGCAATATCACCCACATGGTGATGCTTCTATTGCAGATGCCATGGTGCAAATTGGTCAGAAAGAATTGCTGATTGATATGCAGGGTAACTGGGGTAATATTTTAACAGGAGATAGGGCTGCGGCTTCTCGTTATATAGAGGCTCGATTATCTAAATTTGCGTTGGATGTTGTTTTTAACCCGAAAACAACCGAGTGGAAAATGTCTTATGATGGACGTAGAAAAGAGCCGATAGATTTACCGGTAAAGTTTCCGTTATTGTTAGCGCAAGGTGCAGAAGGAATTGCGGTAGGTTTGTCTACTAAAATATTGCCACACAATTTTATAGAACTAATTGATGCTTCTATTAAATATTTAAAAGGGAGAAGTTTTAAGATTGTACCAGATTTTTTAACAGGTGGTATTGCAGATTTTACCCATTATAATGATGGTAAAAGAGGGGGTAAAGTTCGTGTACGTGCTAAAATTTCTCAGTTAGATAAAAAAACGTTGGTGATTAACGAAATTCCGTTTTCTACCACCACCACAACTTTAATAGATAGTATCTTAAAAGCCAATGATAAAGGTAAAATTAAGATAAAAAAGATAGAAGATAATACGGCAGCAGAAGTAGAAATTTTAGTGCATTTACCACCAAATGTTTCTCCAGATAAGTCTATTGATGCATTGTATGCGTTTACCAATTGTGAAACTTCTATTTCTCCTTTAGCATGTACAATAGAAGACAATAAACCGGTTTTTGTTGGAGTTTCTGAAATGCTAAAACATTCTACAGATTTAACGGTAGAGTTGTTAAAGAAAGAACTAGAAATTCAGTTAAACGAATTAGAAGAACAGTGGCATTTTTCTTCTTTAGAACGTATTTTTATTGAAAATAGAATTTATCGTGATATTGAAGAAGAAGAAACTTGGGAAGGTGTAATAGAAGCTATTGATAAAGGTTTACAACCACACATAAAACATTTAAAACGTGCAATTACTGTAGATGATATTACGCGTTTAACAGAAATAAGAATTAAAAAAATATCTAAATTTGATATTGACAAAGCCAAACAATTTATAGAAAGTTTAGAAGATAAAATTGCAGTGGTTAAAGACCATTTAGCCAACTTAATAGACTTTGCAATAGATTATTTTAAACGATTAAAAGATACTTACGGAAAAGGAAAAGAACGTAAAACAGAAATAAGAATTTTTGATGATATTGTAGCATCAAAAGTGGCCATGAACAATGCAAAACTTTATGTAAATAGAGAAGAAGGTTTTATTGGAACTTCTTTAAAAAGAGATGAATTTGTAACCGATTGTTCGGACATTGATGATGTTATTATCTTTAGAAAAGACGGAGGAATGATGGTGTCTAAAGTAGATGCAAAGACCTTTGTTGGTAAAGATATTATACACGTTGCAATCTTTAAAAAGAAAGATAAAAGAACAGTGTATAATTACATGTATAGAGATGGTGCTAGAGGACCATCTTACATGAAACGTTTTAATGTTACTGCTGTTACAAGAGATAAAGAATACGATTTAACAAACGGAAATAAAGGTTCTATTGTTCATTATTTTAGTGCAAATTTAAACGGAGAAGCAGAAGTTGTTACTATTAATTTGCGCTCTGTGGGGAGTGTAAAAAAACTAAAATGGGATATCGATTTTGCCGATTTAGCTGTAAAAGGAAGAGCGGTTAGAGGAAATAGAATTACAAAATATGCAATTAAAAGTGTCGATTTTAAATCTGAAGGAGTTTCTACGTTAAAGCCACGTAAAATTTGGTTTGATGATGCTGTGCAACGTTTAAATGTTGATGAAAGAGGCGAGTTGTTAGGAGAATTTAGAGCAGAAGATAAATTATTGATTATTACACAAAGTGGAAAAGCAAAAGCGGTAAAACCAAATTTAGCGATGCATTTTGAAGATGATATGATTGTGTTAGAAAAATGGAAACCTAACAAACCCATTTCTGCTATATATTTTGATGGAGAAAAAGAACGTTATTATGTAAAACGCTTTTTAATAGAAACACCAGAAAAAGAAGAAGAATTTATTTCTGATCATGCTAAAAGTCAGTTAGAAATTGTTGCCACAGATTATAGACCTATAGCAGAAGTAGTTTATTCTAAACGAAGTTTAGAGAATGAAGAAGTTAATTTTGAAGAATTTATAGCGGTTAAAGGGATAAAAGCACAAGGAAATCAATTAACAACAGAAAAAATAAAACAAGTTAATTTATTAGAACCTTTACCTTTTGAAGAGCCAGAAGAAAAAACATCTGAAGAAATAGAGGTGGTAGATGAAGAAGTTATAGAAGATGAATTGCCAATTGAGGTGCCAGAAACAGAAACTAAAAAACCTGTATTAGAAGAACTTTCTGCAGAAGAAAAAGCAAAAATTGCTTTGCAAAAATCGATAGCAAGAAAAAAAGCCGAACAGAAGAAAATAGATGATGAAAATCAAACGAAACTATTCTAA
- a CDS encoding DNA topoisomerase IV subunit B, with protein MSQETKYTEDNIRSLDWKEHIRMRPGMYIGKLGDGSSADDGIYILVKEVLDNSIDEYVMGAGKTIEIAIHGSKVTVRDYGRGIPLGKVVDVVSKMNTGGKYDSKAFKKSVGLNGVGTKAVNALSSFFRVESSREGKSASAEFSKGNLENQEFLEESSRRKGTKVSFIPDEEIFKKYKFRNEYVAKMLKNYVYLNPGLTIIFNGEKFFSKNGLKDLLEDNNNIDDMLYPIIHLKGDDIEVAITHSKTQYSEEYHSFVNGQHTTQGGTHQSAFREAIVKTIREFYGKAFEASDIRKSIISAVAIKVMEPVFESQTKTKLGSTDMGGDLPTVRTYINDFLKTKLDNYLHRNTDVADALHRKIVQAEKERKELSGIRKLAKDRAKKSSLHNKKLRDCRIHLGDTKKEAYLESTLFITEGDSASGSITKSRNVNTQAVFSLKGKPLNSYGLSKKIVYENEEFNLLQAALNIEDGLEDLRYNNIVIATDADVDGMHIRLLLITFFLQFFPELIKEGHLYILETPLFRVRNKKQTFYCYSDDEKREAIDKLRGKPEITRFKGLGEISPNEFVHFIGNDIRLDPVMLDKEMSIEQMLEFYMGKNTPDRQKFIIDNLKVELDYVEEDEI; from the coding sequence ATGAGTCAAGAAACAAAATATACCGAAGATAATATCAGGTCTTTAGACTGGAAAGAGCATATAAGAATGCGTCCAGGAATGTACATTGGTAAATTGGGAGATGGTTCTTCTGCAGATGATGGAATCTATATTCTTGTAAAAGAAGTTTTAGACAATTCTATCGATGAATATGTAATGGGCGCTGGTAAAACCATTGAAATTGCTATTCACGGAAGTAAAGTAACCGTAAGAGATTACGGACGTGGAATCCCTTTAGGGAAAGTTGTAGACGTGGTTTCTAAAATGAATACGGGTGGTAAATACGACTCTAAAGCGTTTAAAAAATCGGTTGGGTTAAATGGTGTGGGTACAAAAGCAGTAAATGCACTTTCTTCTTTTTTTAGAGTAGAATCTTCACGTGAAGGGAAGTCTGCTTCTGCAGAATTTAGCAAAGGAAACTTAGAAAATCAAGAGTTCTTAGAAGAATCATCTAGACGTAAAGGAACAAAAGTTTCATTTATTCCGGATGAAGAAATTTTTAAGAAATACAAATTCAGAAATGAATATGTAGCAAAAATGTTAAAGAATTATGTCTATTTAAACCCAGGTTTAACCATCATTTTTAACGGAGAAAAGTTTTTTTCTAAAAACGGATTAAAAGATTTATTGGAAGATAATAACAATATAGACGATATGTTGTATCCAATAATTCACCTAAAAGGCGATGATATAGAAGTTGCCATAACACATAGTAAAACGCAATATTCAGAAGAATATCATTCTTTTGTAAATGGGCAACATACCACACAAGGAGGTACGCATCAATCTGCCTTTAGAGAAGCAATTGTAAAAACAATTAGAGAGTTTTACGGTAAAGCTTTTGAAGCTTCAGACATTCGTAAATCTATTATTTCTGCCGTTGCAATTAAGGTGATGGAACCTGTTTTTGAGAGTCAAACAAAAACAAAATTAGGTTCTACAGATATGGGAGGAGACTTACCAACGGTAAGAACTTATATTAATGATTTCTTAAAAACAAAGCTAGATAATTACCTGCATAGAAATACCGATGTTGCAGATGCACTTCATAGAAAAATTGTTCAGGCAGAGAAAGAACGAAAAGAACTTTCTGGTATTCGAAAATTAGCAAAAGACAGAGCAAAAAAATCTAGTTTACACAATAAAAAATTACGCGATTGTAGAATTCATTTAGGCGATACAAAAAAAGAAGCATATTTAGAATCTACTTTATTTATTACAGAGGGAGACTCTGCTTCTGGTTCTATCACAAAATCTAGAAATGTTAATACACAAGCCGTTTTTAGTTTAAAAGGAAAGCCTTTAAATTCTTACGGATTAAGTAAGAAAATTGTGTATGAAAATGAAGAGTTTAACTTATTGCAAGCAGCTTTAAATATAGAAGATGGTTTAGAAGATTTGCGTTATAACAATATTGTAATTGCAACCGATGCCGATGTAGATGGTATGCACATCCGTTTATTGTTAATTACATTTTTTCTACAATTTTTTCCTGAGTTGATAAAAGAAGGGCATTTATATATTTTAGAAACCCCGTTATTTAGGGTTCGTAATAAAAAACAAACGTTTTATTGTTATTCTGATGATGAAAAACGAGAAGCAATTGATAAATTAAGAGGAAAACCAGAGATAACACGATTTAAAGGTTTGGGAGAGATTTCTCCCAACGAATTTGTGCATTTTATTGGAAATGACATTCGATTAGATCCGGTTATGTTAGATAAAGAAATGTCTATTGAGCAAATGTTAGAGTTTTATATGGGTAAAAATACTCCAGACAGACAAAAGTTTATTATAGATAATTTAAAGGTTGAATTGGATTATGTAGAGGAAGATGAAATTTAG